A portion of the Cryptomeria japonica chromosome 5, Sugi_1.0, whole genome shotgun sequence genome contains these proteins:
- the LOC131876288 gene encoding uncharacterized protein LOC131876288 gives MQGGKHTRSFMKKHPRETLQEGLPEQSRRGHKRSVLHESSNAAWVQKNNNMGKISKRHVYARSNSSSRESEHDVFGFHSGLFGNVEDINVLNQVNISNSKEVFPNEDKISQEIEDLNTKVHHLISLRTQKEANKEREVKAKLMERDRLLRQIADLEVLAQEKAKSEDEGLVIREILVPKAKPACNSVTQPNREVFSDPQPIRNEVDKGKHKCMEDESGSKTIVEISHKLLAHEREMERMRKEKEDLQMELEKAELEAANQEVTRKIGYLKAPPIMFPLEGLNKPIPQQVSLPPVKIQPTLPINIETVSQAPIINHNNQISQPQAPNIKMNMGNNNVVNPF, from the exons ATGCAAGGAGGAAAGCATACTCGATCTTTCATGAAAAAACATCCTCGTGAAACATTGCAGGAAGGATTACCTGAACAGTCAAGAAGGGGTCATAAAAGGTCAGTGTTGCATGAGTCGTCGAATGCTGCTTGGGTCCAGAAAAACAATAATATGGGTAAGATATCTAAAAGACATGTCTATGCTAGATCAAATTCTTCTTcaagagaatctgaacatgatgtttttggtttccattctggtttgtttggaAATGtagaagatattaatgttttaaaTCAAG tcaatatatcaaaCTCAAAAGAAGTTTTCCCCAATGAAGATAAGATATCCCAAGAGATAGAGGACCTAAATACAAAAGTCCATCATCTTATCTCTTTGAGAACCCAAAAAGAAGCCAATAAAGAGAgagaagttaaagccaaattgatgGAAAGAGACAGGCTTTTGAGACAGATTGCAGATCTTGAGGTCCTTGCTCAAGAAAAGgcaaagagtgaggatgaaggtctcgTGATCAGGGAAATTCTAGTCCCTAAGGCCAAACCAGCATGTAATTCAGTAACCCAACCAAATAGGGAGGTTTTTAGTGACCCACAGCCTATCAGAAATGAGGTTGATAAAGGGAAGCATAAATGCATGGAAGATGAGTCAGGATCTAAAACTATAGTGGAAATCTCTCATAAATTATTAGCACATGAAagggagatggaaagaatgaggaaagaaaaagaagacttACAAATGGAATTGGAGAAAGCTGAGTTAGAGGCTGCTAACCAAGAGGTTACAAGAAAAATTGGCTATCTAAAAGCTCCACCCATTATGTTTCCATTAGAAGGTCTGAATAAACCTATACCTCAGCAAGTTTCCCTCCCTCCTGTTAAAATCCAACCAACATTGCCTATTAATATAGAAACAGTTAGTCAAGCCCCTATTATTAATCACAATAACCAGATCTCTCAACCTCAAGCCCCCAATATaaaaatgaacatgggtaataataatgTCGTTAACCCATTCTAG